TAATAATGACAATTAGATGTATTACTTACCATTTGCAACACACATTATGATTGTCTTTCCTCTGCCCCTACTTGTTGTTTTccaaattataacatttaaatgtgtttcagTTAAAATGGGGGGGACGCAATCAAGAAGGAGCTGGAACAACAATCGGGGAGGAGGTTGAACAGGTTAACAGCTTCCTCTCTCGAGCAGCCATATGTTCCAAGTACATGTCAAAAGCCGGTAAGCATTTTTCATGTAAAGTTGTGTCCAAATTGAGACCAAGTGGTTTTAACACTAATGCTCGGCCTTTGCTTTTTAGAGTTCCATGCATAGGTGCTCCCTTAGAAAACAACTGTCTAGTCAGCACTTTTACACTGATCAGGATtctcttaataataatttaacttctGACACGTTAATTAATTGTATGATTATTTCCAGGTTTATGTGACAATATTAGAGAATGATCAATGTAGTATCTGACCTGTGGTCCTCACTGTGAACCTAAATTACTGCACATACATTGTGTGTCAAGTTCGCACAGACATGCTAACTATCCAGGCAAGTGGCTGGAACAAGCGAAAGGCAGAAAACCTTGACCGGACACTGGCCAAAAGATACATCAAGGTACAACTaggaaaatatgtataataacatttttgtttttaaattctcaGCATTTGTTAACAAGGATATTTCTTTTGGATAGACTGTACAAAGGATTGCAGAGGCAACAAAGGACCTGGAGAAACTCACAACTGAGTTATCTCTACAGCAAGACACAGTCCAGCAGTGGGTGTCTGATGTGCAGCAGTGGACCTCAGGtactttgaaaaaattatttgatgcgATATTTTAAGAATCATAGGCTCTGCTCTTGTACAGGGCATCTGAAAATAGGCTGATTGTAAACTGAAATTGGCATTAATCAATTTGTTTGTTGTCGTCCAAAGGAGCAACAATCCAAAATGACCTGCAGAGGACCATCGAGGGGCTATATTTGGGCATCAAACAGCGAAAATTTCAGCTGTATCGTCAGTCTGGTGAGAGCAGAAAAGGCCGCTAGTAATGCAGATTTGTGAAAAATGAATTCACTACTGATTTATACATAGTAAAAATAGCAAagccttttattaaaaaaaaaaacatcttttgaaATAGGTTTACTACAAGTCAGGGCAGCATACTgaaaaactgtcaaaatcatAATAAGGTTGAGTGCAATATCCAAATATTTCCAATATTTCTGCATAGTGCAGAGATATCCTGACCTACCAATTTTGtactctatttaaaataaaaaaaagtagattctgaaaaaaaatgttttttcacaatttttcaaATGATTATGAAACTTGTTATGCAAAAATTATCACACAACATCTGTCACAATAATCATAAAACATACATATTGTGAAGTCTTACTTTGTATGGTGCTTTTGTGTAGTGATCGTGTGAATGTACACTCATTTTGTGTTTCTCATTGTAGGTGGGAACAAGCGAAGGCATCAACTGAGAAGAAAGATTGCTGTTGAGAAGAAAGCCTTGGAAGTTGCCATCAATGACCACAATGCTACTGTGGGGGAAGTTGAAAAACTGCCTCCTCCCAATGAACTCCTGGCTGTAGACAACTACTCCTGGCCATGGGAATGTAAGTACTTCCCCTGAAATGCACTGAATACAAATTGTTTGATTCACACATCTTGATGTAAATATGGAAtccgatgtaaaaaaaaatgttaagacaCTTGggcaatatgcaaaaaaaaagaatgcagtaATTTGTAAATGGATGTGATCAGACCCCTTCGCGAAGCGCTGATGTTCTATCTCATCCTGTCAGGGTTTATTTCTCTATTGTAGTAGCAAAACATCTTCTGTCCCAATATTTTTATAGGAGGTTGTAAGATAACACTTTGATGTAATGTATTGCAGGTCATGGTGATATGGagcgaaaaaaaaaagtttttgacaaGGTAATGCTGCTGGCTAGActaaaagaagaagaatttatTGTGGTTCGCGAAGTCAAGCAGCACATGGAGTACATGAGGAGTGTTGCTGGACTGATCGAAGAGTTTACCTTTCAGCTGACTGAAGACACCACTGGGAAATGTAAGGACAACACATAGGAAGTCTCTTTCTTCTATTTGCTTCTCTGGTAACCATTGGctcatttctttatattttaatgtcacATTCTCAGGCAGTACAGAGGGCTTAATGGAGAAAGGACGTGAAGGACTACTCTGTGTGCTGAAGAGAAGATTGCGTGAAGTTGAAGCACAACTGGCTAAAGCACGCACAACATACAAATGTATTCTTGGACTGCAAACATTGCCCTTAGATGACTTTTCTGAAGAGGAAGACTCAGAGAATACTTCCTCAACTGATGAGGAACTGGGAGAGTAGTTATTAGGGAGATGATGTGTTTACATTGTGTTGAACCCAAACGTCAGTGCTGTAATAACTTGTATGTGAAACCTGAGGTTATTTTACTGCTGTTGTAATATTTCTTTGTGTTTAGAGCATGTACTGCAAATTCCTCTGATACTGTAAAAACCCATAATGTTAGCCCATTAGTCCCCACCCTCTCCCCCAACTCAATCACTGGTGATTCACAACTGTCAAACATGACAAATTACCTTTGTTTTTTATAGCATTACTTTTTTGGTCAAAATGTATTGCGCATCCCTACATAGCTTCACTATAGTTTGTATATAGTGTACCTACTGTAGTTTACATAGCCTATTGTATTCTTACTCTCTCCAACAGTGTGCTATTCCAGCTTATGTTTCCACGTTAGTATAGTATATCaatactcactcactctcacacactcactcgctcacacacacacacactcacacacacactcacacacacatacatacatacactcactctcacacacactctcactctctcgttcacacacgcgcacacacacacacacacacacacccctacctttctaaatatatatagtcTTTATTTTGTACAGGGCATAGTCTCTTAGCTCTAGAAAGCCTACTTTATTAATTTCACCCAGTAAAATGAACTGTTGTTTCAACTATAGTCATGTCTCTATTGTTTGATTCATGAATAGTTTTCATTTAAGTCAGTTTACTGTTTTATCCCATTGTGTGAGTTGTTCCTTTCAAGTAAGTAGTATTAAGGCCTATATTCTAAGGCAGGGGTCATCAACTACACTTGTCCGAGGGCCAAACCATTTCTCGGCAGACACTATCAGGGCCAGACACTCTTGtaaaattaaactgaatattgtatcctataagtaatatattattagacatatattattatatattatattattatatattaattagccTTTGCCAGTGTTAACTTACTCATATTACCTGTACGATAGCAAGCCACTAGGGCGAAAACGATATTTTAGGCTTCATATTCATGATGCTGTCAACTGCTCACGTGGGGAAGGTGACTGCCGCTGGACGAGGCGGCCAATCACAGCGAACTGATTGACATCCAGGCTAGGACTGCAGGCGCTTTATGCAGACATAACAGCTGTCAAGCGGAAATGTCAGAGGGGAAATGTCAATTCTTTCGCAAACTGTGTGATTGTTAAACTTTCCCAAAAAATTTGTTTTGTGTCTCAATCATGTGACTCTCGAGGTTCCTGTCGGGAAAACAAAAACGGCGGACATTAAGTGGAAAATTAAATATCTCTTGTCTtaattatatttgtgttttataacGCAGCACTAACGTTACAGTAGATTGACATCAAATAACGGTTTCAATAATCACGCCTTcagttatgaaaaataaatgtgtgtgtgtttgtttagaaGAGGACTGGCTTCTTTGATTTTTGATAGTTTGTGGATCGTTAGGTAGAGCTCACAGCAGGTGATCGGTCAGAATCACGCAAGATTTCTTCACTGGAAGTATTTATTGGATTTACAACTGCATGATTGAAATGTACATTGATGTGTGTGTGGTTCTGAAACAATAAAGAAGTGAAAACAAACAATTagttgaatgaaaatgaatgattatCATGCAAACAAACCATTATTGGCATTGACTGTATCTTATTCTAACAATacagcagaaataaaatacaataatattattttaacatggCCGAAACTGACATTAGAAGAATGAAAAAGGCTGCTATAACTATAACAATGAGAAAGCATAAACCATTCGCTATACAAAGCCTCCCTCTGCCGGTCACATAAATAACTACAACAGGCCGCTCTGAGAGGTGTCACATGACGACCAGTGTTCATGCGGACAGTGCGTGCTCTATAACCAATTAACTGGATTAAAGGCGAATATCGCCGCAATAGCTTACAAACTATGTGCAGAGGGTGCGTAACTGGTATTATACAATGTGTAACAAAAGAATAATGCCCGAGTAGAaacttatacatttatacataggAAGAAGCATTACAACGCAAAGCCTAATCAGGCAGAAAAAACCTGAGCTTAAATTAGCAACACTAAACAGACAAAACACTACCAATCTAGCATCAGCAATGACAGTAAAGGAACAACAAAATACAGATTCTTACTTGTAAAGACGCACACAGGATAAAGCAGTTGTATCAAAACGGGTTTTAAGTCCGTGCAGTTAGCGTGCACTACTGGCAAAAGTCTCGGACAGAATGCTACCAGCGTGCAGCGATCCTGAGTCAACTTGTGATTGGCTAAGAGTCCAGGTGAAGCAAGTAATCTTCCCgtaggagagagagagtcacagtAAAGTGTCTGATGCTTAGCGGCCACGAGGGGGCCTTTTTTACAGCCGCCCCCAGATTACTGAAGGTaatctgcagaagaaagaaaggcaCCCATTCGTCCAGTAGTGATTAGTCTGACAACTCTGGAAGCTGGATAAGTCGAGCCACAGGGCGGGTGTACGCCCGGTCTCCTACATTCACTTCAGCAGATCGTACTTTACCATCGAGGCCAGGAAAGACGCTGGTCACTTTACCCACTGGCCACAGTGATCGAGGGAGCTGTGGGTCAATCATGAGGACAGTCTTGCCGATGTGCAGATTTGGGTTTTCAGCATTCCACTTCTGTCGGGCCTGGAGGCTGGGCAGATAGAAACGGATAAAATGCTTCCAGAAGTGGTCAGCCAACAGCTGGCTATGGCGCCAACGCCTACTGCTTAGGAGCTCGGAGTCAGGATACACCACCTGCGGGAGAGAGGCATCTGGCCGCCCAATGAGCAGTGAGTTGGGAGTTATTGGATCGGGGTCAGCGATGTCTGCAGATGTGTAGCCTAATGGTTTGGAGTTGAGAATCCCTTCAATCTCCACTAGTAGGGTTCTCAGTACCTCATCTGTTACAAGCTGGGCTCCAAGGGTTACTTGCAAGGCTTGTTTTACAGAGCGTATCTCGCGCTCCCAGCAGCCGCCAAAGTGGGGGGCGTTAGGTGGATTAAACTTCCAGTCAATTTGCTGAGAGGCGAGTTGAGCTTTGATGTCTGGAGCAAGGTCGGCGAATGCTTCCCGGAGCTCTCGATCACCACCTCTGAAGTTAGTCCCCTGGTCTGAAATCAGCTCGAACGGCTTTCCTCTGCGGGAAATGAACCGTCTTAGGGCCATGAGGAATGAATCTGCATTCAAACTGGAGAGCATGTCGATATGCACGGCTCGGGTGGTCATGCATTTAAAGATTATTCCCCAGCGCTTTTCACTCCTCCTTCCAATCGCTACAGAGTATGGCCCGAAGCAATCTACTCCTGTTGAATAAAATGCTGGCTTGAAAAGTTGGACTCTGGATGGAGGCAGGTCTGCCATTTGTGGGATTTGTGGCTTACCGCGCCATTTCTGACACTCTTGGCACTTACGCTGAAAGTGGCGGATAGCCTCTCGCCCTCCTGGTAGCCAATACTTGCGGCGCATCTCGGAGAAGACCCTCTCTGGGCCTGGATGGTGCAGACGGTAATCGTACTCTTCGATGAGCAACTGCGTTACTGGGTGTTTAGCATCCAGCACCACCGGGTGAACAGTATCCGGTTCCAGCTGGTTACTATGGCGCAGACGTCCGCCAACACGGATGAGCTTGTCACTGTGGTCGAACTCTGGTGCAAGCTTGAGAAGTCTGCTGCTCTTGGTGACTGGTTTCCCTGACTGCAGCAGGGCATAGTCAATAGGAAAACTGTCTTGTTGGACCTGTTGTAGCAGAGCCAGCTGGGCTTGCCTGTAGGCTGTGACATTGCCTGGGGCCGCCCCATGTAGAGTCTTCGTTGTGGCGGTCAGGAGGTCTCTGAAGGAAGAGAACTGCTTAGCATCTGGGAGAAGATTTGGCGTGGTAGTAGTGAGGCCGCAGAACTGAGATTTCTTGAGCTCTTCACTCTGATCTGCCTCTGTCTGAATCTGAGGACTTTGTGGCCATTTGTCTGGTTCACACCACAAGAAGGTGGGGCCTTGACCCCAGCGGCTGTCTGGTGTCAATGTGTTGAGAGGTTTGCCACGCGTTATGTCATCGGCAGGGTTCTGTGCAGAGTCCACGTATCTCCATGTGTCGCCCTCAGTGAGATCTTGAATCTCTGCCACGCGTGTACCAACAAACACTTTGAATCTGCATGACTCTGACTGCAGCCACTTGAGCACGGTAGTAGAGTCCGACCAGAGCATCACCTGCTGGATGGGCAGTGTGAGTTCAGATTTGAGGATCTGAGCCATTTGTGCTCCAGTCAGAGCAGCGCATAACTCCAAGCGTGGGATTGACTGCTGCTTTCTTGGAGCAACTCTGGATCTTGCGGTGACGAATGCTACTTGGACGACTCCATGAGAATTCTTGGTTCGGAGGTATGCCACAGAGCCATAGGCTTGCTCTGAGGCATCGCAGAACACGTGGATCTCACGCTCACAGGTAGGAGAGTCTAACTCTTGGCCAGTGTAACACCTCGGAAATGCTATGCTCTGTAGGTGAGGTAACTCGTCCTCCCACTCTCTCCATGCGGCTAGCAGGTGATCTGGCAGAGCAGGGTCATCCCAGTCACGCCTTTTGTCCCACAGGTGTTGTATGACAACTTTTGCCCTGGTGGTGTAAGGTACTAAAAAGCCAAGGGGGTCGTATTGGCTTGCCACCACTTTATAGATGTAGCGCATAGTGACAACTTCATCAGTGGCTAGAACTTCTCGACACTTGAAGGACAGAGTGTCCTCTCGACAGTCCCACTGTAGGCCCAGGGCTGATTCTTCTTGATCTGGGTGACCTTGGGCGATCCACTTTTCAGCACTAGCCGATCTTGCCTCAGCAGGGAGGTGACGGATGGTGTCTGGATGTGTACTGGCCCACTGGCGTAACTCAAAGCCTCCTTCAGCAAGAAGAGTCTGCAGCTTGTCAATGATAGGCTTAGCATCTTCAACTGTAGGCACACTTTGCAGCCAGTTATCAACGTAGAAATGTCTTAACACAGAGTCTCTCACTGCATCAGCTGGCTGAGTATGGTCGGTGACATGCTTCTGTAGGGCATACGTAGCACAGCAGGGGCTACAGGTAGTGCCGAAGGGAAGCACCTTCCACTGATAGACTGTAGGTTGTTCATCACGCTTTAGCTCCCTCCAGAGGAAGCGGAGAAGAGGCTCATCCTCTGGTAGGAGCCTGACCTGGTGAAACATTCCCCGTATGTCACTGCTGAAGGCCACACAGTGTTCTCTGAATCGTAGGAGAACTGAAAGGAGTGGTGGACCAAGGGTTGGACCCGGGAGCAGGAGTTTGTTTAAGTCAGTGGTGCCATACTGGAAAGAGCAATTGAAAACCACTCTGTGCTTGCCATTGTGCTCGACAAGGTGGTGAGGGATGTACCAGCTGCTTGAGGTGTTCTCTGTGCCAGGGGGTAGTTTTGCCACATAACCAGCCTGTTCAAGTCTCTGGATCTCTGCATTGTAGACTTGGGCCGTCTCAGGGTTCTTTGCCAGCCGCCTTTCTGTATTCCGGAGCTGAGGAAGTACTGCCTCCTTTGGTGCGCAGAGCTGAGGAAAGTTCTTCACGCGGAGGAGAGGAGTTGCATAGCGGTGGACACCATTAACATGTACTCGCACCGTCTGTTTATCCAAGCATTCAAGGGCCTCCTTGTCCTGCCGTGACCTCGTACTGGCCTTTTCGCTGCGCCATGGGAGGATGTCCAGTTGCCACAGCCTCTCGACATGCTGGTAGATGTCAGCTGGAGGCGCCCCGAAGGCGGTGAAAAAACAGCGTTGCTCGATAAGGTAATGCTTTAGATTGTTGGTCGGACCTTGCAGCGTCCATCCGAGACGGGTGCGGACAGCAACTGGTGCACCAGGGGGACCAAAGATGACTGGCTCAACTGGAGTCACCAAGTGAGGGTGGTCTGAACCAATAAGCAGAAGCGGGACAATGTCCTTGAATGAAGGGATAGAAAGCTTCTTCAAATGTCTGTATTTGCTCTGCAGTGCTTTAAAGGGATACGTGTGCTGGCCTAGCCCGAGCTTGGGTGCTGTAAAAGCTCCTTGGATGTTGTATACCATGGCTGGAGAACAGGCTGGAGAGATGCTAAATGAGACAGCCGCCCCGTGAAGCGTCTGCAGCTCCTGTCTAACTGTACGCAGGGGCAAATCCTCAGGCTGGCCTTCAAGTCCCAGTTGTTGGACAGCTGGTTGGAGGAGCAGGGTGCGTTCAGAGCCGTCGTCTAGCACAGCGTATGTCTCTAGAGTTTGGTCACCATGGCGGAGGATAACTTTACTAACCTTGAGAAGCACACGCGGGCCCTGCGGTGGCTTGCCAATGTATAGCACTTGGTCTGCACTTGGTACGGACGAAGGATTGCTCTCACTGGACTTCCCCTGGTCAGACCTTCTCTCAGCTTTGTCAGTCTTGACTAAACTTCTCTCGCTGACATCGTGCAGCACAAGCAGGTGTCTGCTGTTGCATGTTTTACAGCACATCTTCAGATCACATTCCGCTGATCGGTGTTCTCTGCCACATCGCCAACATCGGTTGTTGTCCTGAATCCACTTACATTTCTGGGTGGCGCTGAGAAGTTTGAAATTTGCGCAATTATTCAGAGTGTGCTTGTAATTCTCACAGAATGGGCAGAACTTCTTTGCTTCTAGACTGGTTGGAGGAGTGACTTTAGCTGGCTCCCTAACCGGTTTGGGTTCAGCCCCCAGCAGGAGGACTGAGGCCTTAGGTGACGACTTTACATTACTCTTGGATTCTTTGGGCCTAGTTCCAGTGTCCTTTCTCAAGCGATATTGTGCTATATCCTCCTGGATCTGGAGCTCGTATTCCAACCAATCTGCCAGGTCCAGAAGAGTGGGGATAGGAATGCGGAGCGGGTGGATGTAACGCCTGAAACTGGACCTCAGGTCATGGGGTAGCTTGCCCAGTAGACGGGTGACATGAGAACCACAGTCCAGCTCAACTTGCCCCTTTAAACCAAGCTGCTCCAACATGCTCACCAGGGATCTGACGTTCAGAGCGAACAACCTGAATGACTTGATGTCTCCACTCTGAATGTTGGGGCCATCCATCAGTTCGGCAATACGCTGAAGGGCGAGTTGGTGTGGCTGTCCGTACTGCTGGTTTAAAGCTGCCATAGTGTCAGTAAAGGGGTAGTCAGAATTGCTGTAAGAATCTGCCACCAGCAATGCTTCCTCCAGCTTCAGATGATCCACTAATATCTGGAACTTGAAACGTTCAGTGGCATCTCTTGGAAGGAGATTGTCTAAGGCAATACGGAGTCTCGCAAAGTCTCTTGGGTTAGGACGGTTGAAGTTCGGGATTGTAGGAGTAGGCCCTCTGTATGTTCTTTCCTGTCCACCAGGGGGAGTCACTGAGCGTCTGGGCTCGTGCCAAGGTGAAGGGGGACTACGTTTCTCACGCTGATCTGGCGAGTAGCTGAAGCGGCGTGCAGGAGAGTAGTCACCTCGGCATGATGGTTCTCTGTACTCTCTGGAGGAATAACAAGAGTCTCTGTAGCTGGCGTAGCGCTCGGGTGAGCGGCGGTGGCTGCACTGCTCATAATTATGTTGAGAACTGTAGCGCCCTTCTCTGGACTCATAGCTTCGTCGTGAAGCCTGGTGCTTGCTGAGTACTGGCTCTGGAGAGCTTTTAGGTGAGGGAGAGTCATACCTGGTTGTTTCCCTATAGTCCTTTGTCTCTCTACTGTAGTCATGACGCCTGTCAGAGGACCGTTGTGGTGGTGTCTCTCTGTCTCGGAAGTAGACTGATTTGTACTGGGTTGAAGCACCTCCGTATTCCAGCCCTTCTCTGTAAAGTCTGTCTCTGGCAGCTACAGTACGTGGCTCTGAACGGGAATTGCTGGGCTCCGCCCTGGCTCTGAGCTGCTCGTTCTGTATTTTTAATTCCTCAATTGATGCTAGGAGATCTTCCCTTTCACGCTCTAGTATGCGGCACTCCCTTCTCCACTCATCTGCAGAAGATTCCCATTTATCAGTGACTGACCATCGCGCTGGGCTGTGGTGCAGCTGACTTTCTGGTGGTGCAGATCGTGAATCAGGTCTGCTGTGGTCCTCTTCGTCTAGCCGCTCCCTAGGCTGTGACTCAGAAGGCTTCATGGTTTGAGATCTGGTCGGGAGATCAGACAAGTCATAATCTTGCAAGTAGTTAGGGAGGGACCGCTGCCTCCTAGATTGTGCATTATACTCGTTATCCGAGGTGGTAGACATCTTGCTCCGCTGCAGGCTCTggttccggctcgaaggaccactTTGTTTAGAAGAGGACTGGCTTCTTTGATTTTTGATAGTTTGTGGATCGTTAGGTAGAGCTCACAGCAGGTGATCGGTCAGAATCACGCAAGATTTCTTCACTGGAAGTATTTATTGGATTTACAACTGCATGATTGAAATGTACATTGATGTGTGTGTGGTTCTGAAACAATAAAGAAGTGAAAACAAACAATTagttgaatgaaaatgaatgattatCATGCAAACAAACCATTATTGGCATTGACTGTATCTTATTCTAACAATacagcagaaataaaatacaataatattattttaacatggCCGAAACTGACATTAGAAGAATGAAAAAGGCTGCTATAACTATAACAATGAGAAAGCATAAACCATTCGCTATACAAAGCCTCCCTCTGCCGGTCACATAAATAACTACAACAGGCCGCTCTGAGAGGTGTCACATGACGACCAGTGTTCATGCGGACAGTGCGTGCTCTATAACCAATTAACTGGATTAAAGGCGAATATCGCCGCAATAGCTTACAAACTATGTGCAGAGGGTGCGTAACTGGTATTATACAATGTGTAACAAAAGAATAATGCCCGAGTAGAaacttatacatttatacataggAAGAAGCATTACAACGCAAAGCCTAATCAGGCAGAAAAAACCTGAGCTTAAATTAGCAACACTAAACAGACAAAACACTACCAATCTAGCATCAGCAATGACAGTAAAGGAACAACAAAATACAGATTCTTACTTGTAAAGACGCACACAGGATAAAGCAGTTGTATCAAAACGGGTTTTAAGTCCGTGCAGTTAGCGTGCACTACTGGCAAAAGTCTCGGACAGAATGCTACCAGCGTGCAGCGATCCTGAGTCAACTTGTGATTGGCTAAGAGTCCAGGTGAAGCAAGTAATCTTCCCgtaggagagagagagtcacagtAAAGTGTCTGATGCTTAGCGGCCACGAGGGGGCCTtttttacagtgttctttttttaacatttttgataAGGAAAGTAGCAACATTGTCCATGGCCGTTACTATGGAGATTAGGACAGTCCGCTTTGCGTTACGTGAGCAGAGCAGTTGGCGCGCTGGTCTCATGTTTTAGTTAAACTATCgtcattaaacaaacatttttgtccTCTTTTAGCAAAGATCATATACATgcagtataattatttattagtcAGTTTGTGATATTTGATATATTGGGTAGATATATGTTTTTACAACCCTAGCACAA
The sequence above is drawn from the Carassius auratus strain Wakin chromosome 5, ASM336829v1, whole genome shotgun sequence genome and encodes:
- the LOC113080395 gene encoding uncharacterized protein LOC113080395 is translated as MSTTSDNEYNAQSRRQRSLPNYLQDYDLSDLPTRSQTMKPSESQPRERLDEEDHSRPDSRSAPPESQLHHSPARWSVTDKWESSADEWRRECRILEREREDLLASIEELKIQNEQLRARAEPSNSRSEPRTVAARDRLYREGLEYGGASTQYKSVYFRDRETPPQRSSDRRHDYSRETKDYRETTRYDSPSPKSSPEPVLSKHQASRRSYESREGRYSSQHNYEQCSHRRSPERYASYRDSCYSSREYREPSCRGDYSPARRFSYSPDQREKRSPPSPWHEPRRSVTPPGGQERTYRGPTPTIPNFNRPNPRDFARLRIALDNLLPRDATERFKFQILVDHLKLEEALLVADSYSNSDYPFTDTMAALNQQYGQPHQLALQRIAELMDGPNIQSGDIKSFRLFALNVRSLVSMLEQLGLKGQVELDCGSHVTRLLGKLPHDLRSSFRRYIHPLRIPIPTLLDLADWLEYELQIQEDIAQYRLRKDTGTRPKESKSNVKSSPKASVLLLGAEPKPVREPAKVTPPTSLEAKKFCPFCENYKHTLNNCANFKLLSATQKCKWIQDNNRCWRCGREHRSAECDLKMCCKTCNSRHLLVLHDVSERSLVKTDKAERRSDQGKSSESNPSSVPSADQVLYIGKPPQGPRVLLKVSKVILRHGDQTLETYAVLDDGSERTLLLQPAVQQLGLEGQPEDLPLRTVRQELQTLHGAAVSFSISPACSPAMVYNIQGAFTAPKLGLGQHTYPFKALQSKYRHLKKLSIPSFKDIVPLLLIGSDHPHLVTPVEPVIFGPPGAPVAVRTRLGWTLQGPTNNLKHYLIEQRCFFTAFGAPPADIYQHVERLWQLDILPWRSEKASTRSRQDKEALECLDKQTVRVHVNGVHRYATPLLRVKNFPQLCAPKEAVLPQLRNTERRLAKNPETAQVYNAEIQRLEQAGYVAKLPPGTENTSSSWYIPHHLVEHNGKHRVVFNCSFQYGTTDLNKLLLPGPTLGPPLLSVLLRFREHCVAFSSDIRGMFHQVRLLPEDEPLLRFLWRELKRDEQPTVYQWKVLPFGTTCSPCCATYALQKHVTDHTQPADAVRDSVLRHFYVDNWLQSVPTVEDAKPIIDKLQTLLAEGGFELRQWASTHPDTIRHLPAEARSASAEKWIAQGHPDQEESALGLQWDCREDTLSFKCREVLATDEVVTMRYIYKVVASQYDPLGFLVPYTTRAKVVIQHLWDKRRDWDDPALPDHLLAAWREWEDELPHLQSIAFPRCYTGQELDSPTCEREIHVFCDASEQAYGSVAYLRTKNSHGVVQVAFVTARSRVAPRKQQSIPRLELCAALTGAQMAQILKSELTLPIQQVMLWSDSTTVLKWLQSESCRFKVFVGTRVAEIQDLTEGDTWRYVDSAQNPADDITRGKPLNTLTPDSRWGQGPTFLWCEPDKWPQSPQIQTEADQSEELKKSQFCGLTTTTPNLLPDAKQFSSFRDLLTATTKTLHGAAPGNVTAYRQAQLALLQQVQQDSFPIDYALLQSGKPVTKSSRLLKLAPEFDHSDKLIRVGGRLRHSNQLEPDTVHPVVLDAKHPVTQLLIEEYDYRLHHPGPERVFSEMRRKYWLPGGREAIRHFQRKCQECQKWRGKPQIPQMADLPPSRVQLFKPAFYSTGVDCFGPYSVAIGRRSEKRWGIIFKCMTTRAVHIDMLSSLNADSFLMALRRFISRRGKPFELISDQGTNFRGGDRELREAFADLAPDIKAQLASQQIDWKFNPPNAPHFGGCWEREIRSVKQALQVTLGAQLVTDEVLRTLLVEIEGILNSKPLGYTSADIADPDPITPNSLLIGRPDASLPQVVYPDSELLSSRRWRHSQLLADHFWKHFIRFYLPSLQARQKWNAENPNLHIGKTVLMIDPQLPRSLWPVGKVTSVFPGLDGKVRSAEVNVGDRAYTRPVARLIQLPELSD